A window of Cetobacterium sp. ZOR0034 contains these coding sequences:
- a CDS encoding 5'-methylthioadenosine/adenosylhomocysteine nucleosidase, which translates to MLLGIIGAMHEEVIQLKEVMNLEETREIGGYQFFKGTLLNKEIVLVECGIGKVNAAICSTLLIQEFNVDKILFTGVAGGLNPEINIGDIVVSTDLIEHDFDCTAFGYEHGVIPRMENSKFKSDEELTALAKKVAEENFGKERVFVGTIVSGDTFVASNEKINWLRETFTGECTEMEGASVAHVCQVLNKPFVIIRSISDKANHDANMNFDEFVKLAAQNSKIIIEGMLQAL; encoded by the coding sequence ATGTTATTAGGAATAATTGGAGCGATGCATGAAGAGGTAATACAATTAAAAGAGGTTATGAATCTTGAAGAAACTAGAGAGATTGGTGGATATCAATTTTTCAAAGGAACACTTTTAAATAAAGAGATTGTTTTAGTTGAGTGTGGAATAGGAAAAGTAAATGCTGCGATCTGTTCAACACTATTAATTCAAGAGTTTAATGTAGATAAGATTTTATTCACGGGAGTAGCAGGTGGATTGAATCCAGAAATAAATATAGGGGATATTGTTGTATCTACTGATTTAATAGAGCATGATTTTGATTGTACAGCTTTTGGATATGAGCATGGGGTAATTCCAAGAATGGAAAACTCTAAATTTAAATCAGATGAAGAGTTAACAGCTTTAGCTAAAAAAGTTGCAGAAGAAAACTTTGGAAAAGAGAGAGTATTTGTGGGAACTATAGTAAGTGGAGATACATTTGTTGCTTCTAATGAAAAAATAAACTGGTTAAGAGAAACATTTACTGGAGAATGTACAGAGATGGAAGGAGCTTCAGTAGCACATGTTTGCCAAGTTTTAAATAAACCATTTGTAATTATCAGATCAATATCAGATAAAGCAAACCATGATGCAAATATGAACTTTGATGAGTTTGTAAAATTAGCAGCACAAAACTCTAAAATAATAATAGAAGGAATGTTACAAGCGTTATAG
- a CDS encoding folylpolyglutamate synthase/dihydrofolate synthase family protein → MNIEKLLEELYSYSLHGIKLGLKNIEDICKAMNNPQFDYKTIHVAGTNGKGSTSTTIETVLIEAGNKVGKYTSPHILKFNERISVDGLEITDEEIAYYYSYIKNIVRELEITPTFFEVTTAMMFKYFSDKKVDFAVIEVGMGGRFDATNIIKSDICVVTNVSLDHTDFLGKTIYEIAGEKAGIIKPKSKVVVGCSDLEFLKGIEEKTKDYTNVLKKYEKAEYILDFDNFKTIINLDNEKYEFSLFGDYQYKNFLCAYEVLKILEIPIEIIKKGVQKVKWQCRFEIIPLDDKVLILDGAHNEDGMKTLCDTLKLGYKKDELVAVVSILKDKDYKKILEILEPCVKNIIFTSLAENKRGQTALELYESSNKVDKKYEESIVEAYKLAKKEKVKGILFCGSFYLLSKFKEEVLMNEE, encoded by the coding sequence ATGAATATTGAGAAATTATTAGAGGAGCTATATTCATATTCACTTCATGGAATAAAATTAGGATTAAAAAATATTGAGGATATTTGCAAAGCTATGAATAATCCACAATTTGACTATAAAACAATACATGTAGCTGGAACTAATGGTAAGGGATCTACATCGACAACGATAGAAACTGTTTTAATAGAAGCGGGAAATAAAGTTGGAAAATATACATCACCCCATATACTTAAATTTAATGAAAGAATATCTGTTGACGGATTAGAGATAACCGATGAAGAGATAGCTTATTATTACTCATATATAAAAAATATTGTAAGGGAGTTAGAAATAACTCCTACTTTCTTTGAAGTAACAACAGCGATGATGTTTAAATATTTCTCTGATAAGAAGGTGGATTTTGCAGTGATTGAAGTTGGTATGGGTGGAAGATTTGATGCAACAAATATTATAAAGAGTGATATTTGTGTTGTGACAAATGTTAGCTTAGATCATACAGATTTTTTAGGAAAAACAATATATGAAATAGCAGGAGAAAAAGCTGGAATAATAAAGCCAAAATCAAAAGTAGTTGTAGGATGTTCTGATTTAGAGTTTTTAAAAGGGATAGAGGAAAAAACAAAAGATTATACAAATGTTTTAAAAAAATATGAAAAGGCAGAGTATATTTTAGATTTTGATAATTTTAAAACTATCATAAACTTAGATAATGAAAAATATGAGTTTTCGTTATTTGGAGATTATCAATATAAAAACTTTTTATGTGCATATGAAGTATTGAAAATATTAGAGATACCTATCGAGATCATAAAAAAAGGGGTTCAGAAAGTAAAGTGGCAGTGTAGATTTGAAATAATTCCTTTAGATGATAAGGTTTTAATCTTAGATGGGGCTCACAATGAGGATGGAATGAAAACTCTTTGTGATACTTTAAAATTAGGATATAAAAAAGATGAACTTGTAGCTGTAGTTTCAATTTTAAAAGATAAAGATTATAAGAAAATATTAGAGATACTAGAACCATGTGTTAAAAATATAATTTTTACGTCTTTAGCTGAGAATAAAAGAGGACAAACTGCTTTAGAGCTTTATGAATCGTCAAATAAAGTGGATAAAAAATATGAAGAGAGTATAGTAGAAGCCTATAAGTTAGCAAAAAAAGAGAAAGTAAAAGGAATCTTATTTTGCGGATCATTCTATCTTTTAAGTAAATTCAAAGAGGAAGTATTGATGAATGAAGAATAA
- the hprK gene encoding HPr(Ser) kinase/phosphatase yields MDRIKQRKFPKVKELADVLGLVPLLDVEMESEIKTQSVYRVGYELNGFFSEGEELLTNVNVLGRKEISYLERMNFEKRREILNRYMSYPFPALIVTLENHIVNEIVEIAKKYKKPVLKSNNKTIEFIRNAKFYLQKVLAEEILIDEYILLDVYGVGLLLTGYEDARLGATVELLERGHKFITDTRLKIRNIANRFILGSNTADKENGDSHFYLFGKDGNDIDVTTHFGIKSTRKEKKINLLIELEKWDEKKFYDRLGLDELHEEFLGFKIPKVTLPVRKGRNLAIIIETAAINYRLKKTGVNSAEYFWKESKKLIEENRENKKRGLVVNDKTSMPVRYIKSRFSLNVLNGEEYLDTKYITTTGVYRPSLALTGYFDMYGEEGYKGLQLFTDTEFKYLESISVEEKEKNLERYLEEDFPAIIISGVKNIPSYFLDKIIEKNIILLETKLDRPSHVVATFSAYLENYFAPSASVHGVFVELYGFGVLLTGKSGIGKSETALELIHRGHRLIADDSVRFEKGVIGDITGRASKLPYFMEIRGLGIIDVKALYGVGAVRISKRLDIIIELQELKSEDYLTAMDYQESTEILLGNEIPKIKLYISSGRNAAAMVEIAVMNLMAKRMGYNSEEVYLKELKNKNYRENN; encoded by the coding sequence ATGGATAGAATTAAACAAAGAAAGTTTCCAAAAGTTAAAGAATTAGCAGATGTTTTAGGATTAGTTCCTCTTTTAGATGTTGAAATGGAATCAGAAATAAAAACTCAAAGTGTATATAGAGTTGGATATGAATTGAATGGTTTTTTTTCAGAAGGAGAAGAACTTTTAACAAATGTAAATGTTTTAGGAAGAAAAGAGATTAGCTATTTAGAAAGAATGAATTTTGAGAAAAGAAGGGAAATTTTAAATCGCTATATGAGCTACCCATTTCCAGCATTGATTGTGACTTTAGAAAATCATATAGTGAATGAAATTGTAGAAATAGCTAAAAAATATAAAAAACCAGTATTAAAGTCAAATAATAAAACTATCGAGTTTATAAGAAATGCAAAATTTTATTTACAAAAAGTTTTAGCAGAAGAGATTTTAATAGATGAGTATATTCTTTTAGATGTTTATGGTGTTGGACTTTTATTGACAGGATATGAAGATGCAAGACTTGGGGCTACAGTTGAGTTACTTGAGAGAGGTCATAAATTTATAACAGACACAAGATTGAAAATTAGAAATATAGCAAATCGGTTTATACTAGGCTCAAATACAGCAGATAAAGAAAATGGTGATAGTCACTTTTATCTTTTTGGAAAAGATGGAAATGATATAGATGTCACAACACACTTTGGTATAAAAAGCACAAGGAAAGAGAAGAAAATAAATCTTTTGATAGAATTAGAGAAGTGGGATGAAAAAAAATTCTATGATAGATTAGGACTAGATGAATTACATGAAGAGTTCTTAGGTTTTAAAATTCCTAAAGTTACACTTCCGGTAAGAAAAGGAAGAAATTTAGCGATAATAATTGAAACCGCAGCAATAAACTATAGATTGAAAAAAACAGGGGTAAATTCAGCTGAATATTTTTGGAAAGAATCTAAAAAGCTGATAGAGGAAAATAGAGAAAATAAAAAGAGAGGTTTAGTTGTGAATGATAAAACAAGTATGCCAGTAAGATATATAAAATCAAGATTTAGTTTAAATGTTTTAAATGGAGAGGAATATTTAGATACAAAATATATAACAACAACAGGAGTTTACAGACCTTCATTAGCTTTGACAGGTTATTTTGATATGTATGGAGAAGAGGGTTATAAAGGATTACAACTATTTACGGATACCGAATTTAAATATTTAGAAAGTATCTCTGTAGAAGAGAAAGAAAAGAATTTAGAAAGGTATTTAGAAGAGGATTTTCCAGCAATAATAATCTCTGGAGTTAAAAATATACCAAGTTATTTCTTGGATAAAATTATTGAAAAAAATATAATTTTATTAGAAACAAAATTAGACAGACCAAGCCATGTAGTAGCAACCTTTAGTGCATATTTAGAGAACTACTTTGCACCTTCGGCTTCGGTTCACGGGGTGTTTGTTGAACTTTATGGTTTTGGTGTTTTATTGACGGGTAAAAGTGGAATAGGAAAAAGTGAAACAGCATTAGAATTGATTCATAGAGGTCATAGATTAATAGCTGATGATTCTGTTAGATTCGAAAAGGGAGTTATTGGAGATATAACAGGAAGAGCTTCAAAGTTACCTTATTTTATGGAGATTCGTGGCTTAGGTATAATAGATGTCAAAGCTTTATATGGCGTTGGAGCAGTAAGAATAAGTAAAAGATTAGATATAATTATTGAACTGCAAGAGCTAAAAAGTGAAGATTATTTAACAGCTATGGATTATCAAGAATCGACAGAGATACTTTTAGGAAATGAGATTCCTAAAATAAAGTTATATATATCTTCAGGAAGAAACGCTGCAGCTATGGTTGAAATAGCCGTTATGAATTTAATGGCAAAAAGAATGGGATATAATTCTGAAGAAGTTTATCTAAAAGAGTTAAAAAACAAAAACTATAGAGAAAATAATTAA
- the gatB gene encoding Asp-tRNA(Asn)/Glu-tRNA(Gln) amidotransferase subunit GatB translates to MARQWESVIGLEVHLQLKTGTKVWCGCSADYDNSPTNTHTCPICLGHPGALPKLNKTVVEYAIKAALALNCNINNISGFDRKNYFYPDTPKNYQITQFEKPYCEKGHLDVKLNSGRELRVGITRIQIEEDAGKSIHAGSESLINFNRASMPLLEIISEPDLRTSEEAYEYLNLLKSTIKYTGISDVSMELGSLRCDANISVMEKGSKVYGTRVEVKNLNSFKAVARAIDYEIGRQIEAIENGETIDQETRLWDDEAQVTRIMRSKEDAMDYRYFAEPDLPRLVIKDSEIERVKELMPESKTAKLKRFEEAYGLPEYDANILTDEIELADYFERVVSVTNNPKLSSNWIMTEVLRDLKESGKTIEESKISSEDLGKIINLIQKDVISSKIAKELFTIKLNDSRDPEVIVKEEGMIQVVDLGEIEGIVDQVLAENPKMVEDFKNSDEGRRPRVLKGLIGQVMKLSKGKANPKIVTDLMESKLK, encoded by the coding sequence ATGGCGAGACAATGGGAATCGGTAATAGGACTTGAAGTACACCTTCAATTAAAAACAGGAACAAAAGTATGGTGTGGATGTAGTGCAGACTATGATAATTCTCCAACAAATACACATACATGTCCAATATGTTTAGGGCATCCAGGAGCGTTACCAAAATTAAATAAAACTGTAGTTGAATATGCAATAAAGGCAGCTTTAGCTTTAAATTGTAATATTAACAATATAAGTGGATTCGATAGAAAAAATTATTTCTATCCAGATACACCTAAGAATTATCAAATAACTCAATTTGAAAAACCTTACTGTGAAAAAGGGCATTTAGATGTTAAATTAAACTCAGGAAGAGAATTAAGAGTTGGGATTACAAGAATTCAAATTGAGGAAGATGCAGGAAAATCAATACATGCTGGTTCTGAATCATTAATAAACTTTAATAGAGCTTCAATGCCTCTTTTAGAAATAATATCTGAGCCAGATTTAAGAACTTCTGAAGAAGCTTACGAATACTTAAACCTTTTAAAAAGTACAATAAAGTATACTGGAATAAGTGATGTTTCAATGGAATTAGGATCTTTAAGATGTGATGCTAATATTTCTGTTATGGAAAAAGGAAGTAAAGTTTATGGAACAAGAGTAGAAGTTAAAAACTTAAACTCATTCAAAGCTGTAGCAAGAGCAATAGACTATGAAATTGGAAGACAGATTGAAGCGATTGAAAACGGAGAAACAATAGATCAAGAAACTAGATTATGGGATGATGAAGCTCAAGTAACAAGAATTATGAGAAGTAAAGAGGATGCAATGGATTATAGATACTTTGCAGAACCAGATTTACCAAGACTTGTAATTAAAGATTCAGAGATTGAAAGAGTTAAAGAGTTAATGCCTGAATCAAAAACAGCTAAATTAAAAAGATTTGAAGAAGCATATGGATTACCAGAATATGATGCAAATATTCTAACTGATGAGATTGAATTAGCGGATTATTTTGAGAGAGTAGTTTCAGTAACGAATAATCCAAAATTATCTTCAAACTGGATAATGACAGAAGTTTTAAGAGATTTAAAAGAAAGTGGTAAAACAATTGAGGAATCAAAAATTTCATCTGAAGATTTAGGGAAAATAATAAACCTAATTCAAAAAGATGTAATATCTTCAAAAATAGCTAAAGAGTTATTTACTATTAAATTAAATGATAGTAGAGATCCTGAAGTTATAGTAAAAGAAGAAGGAATGATACAAGTTGTTGACTTAGGAGAGATTGAAGGAATAGTAGATCAAGTACTAGCTGAAAATCCTAAGATGGTTGAGGACTTTAAAAACTCTGATGAAGGAAGAAGACCAAGAGTTTTAAAGGGATTAATAGGACAGGTAATGAAGCTATCAAAAGGAAAAGCAAATCCAAAGATAGTAACAGACCTAATGGAATCGAAATTAAAATAG
- a CDS encoding YitT family protein, which yields MKRKKIKVLIEYIYIYIGTLIASIGINGFLVPSNLAPGGATGLSILINYVTGIPVGTLIFAINIPLFLIGVKIFGKSYGAKTLAGISFISLNVELVKKVVPEIDKIIDFTNPSNIFLGTLYGGLLMGIGLGTVIKNGGTTGGSDIVSGILNKFFRIPIGQALIMIDSTVVLVAAYIFGAEKALYALINLYMTGVVINKMINGLGDAKMAYIVTSEVEKVRKIIVEDLGKTGNYYQAEALYSKSKRDVVTTVLRNREIFLLKELITEVDKEAFVVVSDVHEVLGRGYTFDTENTTKRKEK from the coding sequence TTGAAAAGAAAAAAAATTAAAGTTTTAATAGAATATATTTACATTTATATTGGAACTCTGATAGCTTCGATAGGAATAAATGGATTTTTAGTTCCATCAAATTTAGCGCCTGGAGGAGCAACAGGACTTTCAATTTTAATAAATTATGTTACAGGAATTCCCGTTGGGACTTTAATATTCGCAATAAATATACCTCTTTTTTTAATAGGAGTAAAAATATTCGGAAAATCATATGGAGCAAAAACATTGGCGGGAATCTCTTTTATATCTTTAAATGTTGAATTGGTAAAAAAAGTTGTGCCTGAGATAGATAAAATAATAGATTTTACTAATCCGAGTAATATTTTTTTAGGGACTCTTTATGGAGGGCTACTTATGGGTATAGGACTTGGAACAGTTATAAAAAATGGTGGAACGACTGGTGGAAGTGATATAGTATCAGGAATTTTAAATAAGTTTTTTAGAATCCCAATTGGGCAAGCATTAATAATGATTGATTCAACAGTAGTTTTGGTAGCTGCGTATATCTTTGGTGCTGAAAAGGCCCTATATGCTCTTATAAACCTTTATATGACTGGAGTTGTAATAAATAAAATGATAAATGGTTTAGGTGATGCTAAAATGGCATATATTGTAACCTCTGAAGTTGAGAAAGTTAGAAAAATAATAGTTGAAGATTTAGGTAAAACAGGAAATTATTACCAAGCGGAAGCGTTATATTCAAAAAGTAAAAGAGATGTAGTAACAACTGTTTTGAGAAATAGAGAGATTTTCTTATTAAAAGAGTTGATTACAGAAGTCGATAAAGAAGCATTTGTAGTTGTATCAGATGTTCATGAAGTTTTAGGAAGAGGTTATACTTTTGATACAGAAAATACAACTAAGAGAAAGGAAAAATAA
- a CDS encoding lysophospholipid acyltransferase family protein — translation MIKKMYKLQYLIFKVVRHLLLLCPEKTRFKFAEKLGVLGYYLIKKRRLIALANLKLAFPDKTFEERKKIAIESYKIMAKAFISTLWFEDYLKTNVSLEDFQRVMDLKEKKGGLAVALIHMGNMEANLKAGEKYKTVTVAKAQRNPYIDKFITDARQKLNVTLLKKSKQTSRELLEEIEKQNMVALFTDHRDKGSSVKFFGEETVSPTGIINIALKHNLPLVIGYNVMHGDNTCTTYFTKEIELVRSSSFKDDVKINTQIVMDTIESIIKNHPNQWMWFHDRWKLSKKIKKEDINS, via the coding sequence GTGATAAAAAAAATGTACAAACTTCAGTATTTAATATTTAAAGTTGTTCGACATCTTTTGTTGTTATGTCCTGAGAAAACAAGATTTAAGTTTGCAGAAAAATTAGGAGTTTTAGGTTATTATCTGATAAAAAAAAGAAGATTGATAGCACTAGCAAATTTGAAATTGGCTTTTCCAGATAAAACTTTTGAAGAGAGAAAAAAAATTGCGATTGAATCATATAAAATAATGGCAAAAGCATTTATCTCAACATTATGGTTTGAGGATTATTTAAAAACAAATGTTTCTCTAGAGGATTTTCAAAGAGTTATGGATTTAAAAGAGAAAAAGGGTGGCTTAGCTGTAGCATTGATTCATATGGGAAATATGGAGGCCAATTTAAAGGCTGGGGAGAAATATAAGACAGTGACTGTGGCTAAAGCTCAAAGAAATCCATACATCGATAAGTTTATAACGGATGCTAGACAAAAATTAAACGTGACACTGTTAAAAAAATCGAAACAAACTTCAAGAGAGTTGTTAGAAGAGATAGAAAAACAAAATATGGTTGCTTTATTTACTGATCATAGAGATAAAGGGTCATCAGTGAAGTTTTTTGGAGAGGAAACAGTTTCGCCAACGGGAATTATAAATATAGCATTAAAACATAACTTGCCTTTGGTTATAGGGTATAATGTTATGCATGGAGATAATACATGTACAACATATTTCACAAAAGAGATAGAACTTGTAAGATCTAGCTCGTTTAAAGATGATGTAAAAATAAATACTCAAATAGTGATGGATACAATAGAGAGTATAATAAAAAATCATCCAAATCAATGGATGTGGTTCCATGACAGATGGAAATTATCAAAAAAAATAAAAAAAGAAGATATAAATAGTTAA
- a CDS encoding L,D-transpeptidase family protein produces the protein MKKSKLISLGIMVFGLTFLTQPAHAVAKTVKQKYENIIPMSVHVNIMNNEAEPEYLNYVFIKSVDAPIRQDSSIYSKEIVRFPFNTKLKVLEKVESNGNEWYKVELKDRNGNKVIGYISAMLVTLRQFRFEEMNSRVHKLSEFLQTESGKGRELVSINTYVPNPSNQNMNRAKDKYGVSADQNARATYNGEVIHIPDRSLMSVESVSGNDVFVNALSIKEKPLKVSKNVITRYPAVNANFRKAIVIDLENENQGIFQKNPDGRWELISYTLNKTGMESTLGFETPRGYFIVPVLKYEMGYRDEYNNAAGMAKYAIRFSGGGYIHGTPINFEENINRDFFLREKDGTLGTVEGTRKCIRNMESHIKFLFDWVTNGKVNRKSNEQRPDENVMVIVF, from the coding sequence ATGAAAAAAAGCAAATTGATCTCTTTAGGGATTATGGTATTCGGGCTTACTTTTTTAACACAACCAGCGCATGCGGTTGCTAAAACAGTAAAGCAAAAATATGAAAACATAATACCAATGAGTGTTCACGTAAATATAATGAACAACGAAGCTGAGCCAGAATATTTAAACTATGTTTTTATAAAGAGCGTTGATGCTCCGATAAGACAGGATTCGTCAATTTATTCTAAAGAGATTGTGAGATTTCCATTTAATACTAAATTGAAAGTATTAGAGAAGGTTGAATCAAATGGAAATGAATGGTATAAAGTAGAGTTGAAAGATAGAAATGGAAATAAAGTAATTGGATATATTTCAGCTATGCTAGTAACATTAAGACAATTTAGATTTGAAGAGATGAATAGTAGAGTGCACAAATTATCTGAATTCTTACAAACAGAATCTGGAAAAGGAAGAGAATTAGTATCAATAAATACTTACGTTCCTAATCCAAGTAATCAGAATATGAATAGAGCAAAAGATAAATATGGAGTTTCGGCAGATCAAAATGCTAGAGCAACTTATAATGGAGAAGTAATTCATATTCCTGACAGATCACTTATGTCAGTTGAATCTGTTAGTGGAAATGATGTATTTGTAAATGCTCTTTCGATAAAAGAGAAACCATTGAAAGTAAGTAAAAATGTTATAACTAGATATCCAGCTGTAAATGCAAACTTTAGAAAAGCTATCGTGATAGATTTAGAAAATGAGAATCAAGGTATTTTCCAAAAGAATCCCGATGGTAGATGGGAGTTAATATCTTATACATTAAATAAAACAGGAATGGAAAGTACTCTTGGATTTGAAACTCCTAGAGGTTATTTCATAGTTCCAGTTTTAAAATATGAAATGGGATATAGAGATGAGTATAATAACGCAGCTGGAATGGCAAAATATGCTATTCGTTTCTCTGGTGGTGGATATATTCATGGAACACCAATCAATTTTGAAGAAAATATCAATAGAGACTTCTTCTTAAGAGAGAAAGATGGAACATTAGGAACAGTTGAGGGAACAAGAAAGTGTATTAGAAATATGGAATCACATATAAAATTCCTGTTTGATTGGGTAACTAATGGTAAAGTTAATAGAAAATCAAATGAACAAAGACCAGATGAAAATGTAATGGTAATAGTATTTTAA